A portion of the Oxynema aestuarii AP17 genome contains these proteins:
- a CDS encoding C40 family peptidase, with product MFALFSRKTAYCLLASCAFLGIVLFSSSVGAIAPQVQQFIDTLTPQMERHLQQSLQRREVFFDVTPQPDGNRIELQPYARLDRDTVFEVALTYDRDFPVLTGKVFTAAERNTIERVAHESFPTGVRSQLAIFPYDDIDLDYAITTAPYSNLYTRPDPKIENLATQVRLGTAVKLLEYSRDRRFVRVRIEDDGYLAWIDRAELRECDRAEFERWVGAPKAFVARDLDSLYFGTRLPYQNGDRGAVTLTTPDGPTLRVAYADLVLDDRPIAPAHLLELAKQFLPDRPYGGGSYLWGGTVGKRLDCSGFVQTVLRAGNLYIPRDAYQQQLYSTPVAATLDLLDELQAGDLVFFSNNGRLATHVGIYLGDGEFIHSTHRGPYSGVKINSLRGSTAYDRSFQSIYFGGGRVPRVAIGNKT from the coding sequence ATGTTTGCTTTATTTTCTCGAAAAACCGCCTACTGTCTGCTTGCAAGCTGCGCTTTTCTCGGCATCGTTCTTTTTTCCAGTTCCGTCGGCGCGATCGCGCCCCAAGTGCAACAATTTATCGACACCCTCACCCCGCAGATGGAACGCCATCTCCAGCAAAGCTTGCAGCGTCGCGAGGTATTTTTCGACGTGACGCCGCAACCGGACGGGAATCGGATCGAGTTGCAACCTTACGCGCGCCTCGATCGCGATACGGTGTTCGAGGTCGCCCTCACTTACGATCGCGACTTCCCCGTACTGACGGGTAAAGTCTTCACCGCCGCCGAACGCAACACGATCGAACGAGTCGCCCACGAAAGCTTCCCTACCGGGGTGCGATCGCAACTCGCCATTTTTCCCTACGACGACATCGATCTCGACTACGCCATCACCACGGCCCCTTACAGCAATCTCTACACCCGTCCCGACCCCAAGATCGAAAATTTAGCAACCCAAGTGCGCCTCGGAACGGCGGTCAAACTGCTCGAATACAGCCGCGATCGCCGTTTTGTGCGGGTTCGCATCGAAGATGACGGCTATCTCGCCTGGATCGATCGCGCCGAACTGCGAGAGTGCGATCGCGCCGAATTCGAGCGCTGGGTTGGCGCCCCCAAAGCCTTCGTCGCCCGAGACCTCGATTCCCTCTATTTCGGGACGCGCCTCCCTTACCAAAACGGCGATCGCGGCGCCGTCACCTTAACCACTCCCGACGGTCCAACCTTGCGGGTCGCCTACGCCGATCTCGTCCTCGACGATCGCCCGATCGCCCCGGCCCATCTCCTCGAACTCGCCAAACAATTTCTACCGGACCGTCCCTACGGTGGCGGTTCCTACCTTTGGGGGGGAACCGTGGGTAAACGCCTAGACTGTAGCGGTTTCGTACAGACCGTATTGCGCGCCGGAAATCTCTACATCCCCCGCGACGCCTACCAACAACAGCTTTACAGCACCCCCGTCGCCGCGACCCTCGATCTCCTCGACGAACTCCAAGCGGGGGATTTAGTCTTTTTCAGCAATAACGGGCGTTTGGCAACCCACGTCGGCATTTATTTAGGCGATGGCGAATTCATCCACTCCACCCATCGCGGTCCTTACAGTGGGGTCAAAATCAACTCGTTACGGGGTTCGACCGCTTACGATCGCAGCTTTCAATCCATTTATTTCGGCGGCGGTCGCGTTCCCCGGGTGGCGATCGGTAACAAAACTTAA
- a CDS encoding urease subunit beta, producing MIPGEIIAREGTIEINAGRPTLTLTVANTGDRPIQVGSHFHFYEVNEALQFDRDRAEGMHLNIPAGTAIRFEPGDERDVELVPYVGSREIYGFNGKIEGKLD from the coding sequence ATGATTCCCGGAGAAATTATCGCGCGCGAAGGGACAATCGAAATTAATGCAGGTCGCCCGACTCTGACTTTAACGGTAGCGAATACGGGCGATCGCCCGATTCAAGTCGGGTCGCACTTTCATTTTTACGAAGTGAATGAAGCCCTGCAATTCGATCGCGATCGCGCTGAAGGAATGCACTTAAATATTCCCGCCGGAACCGCGATTCGCTTTGAACCGGGCGACGAACGGGATGTGGAGTTGGTCCCCTACGTCGGCAGTCGGGAGATTTATGGCTTTAATGGCAAAATTGAAGGTAAATTAGATTAA
- a CDS encoding urease subunit gamma: MQLSPQEKDKLLIFTAALLAERRKEKGLKLNHPEAVAYLSAAILEGAREGKTVSELMSYGTTLLSRDQVMEGVPEMIREVQVEATFPDGTKLVTVHDPIR; this comes from the coding sequence ATGCAACTTTCGCCCCAAGAAAAAGACAAATTACTCATTTTTACGGCGGCTCTGCTGGCGGAACGCCGCAAGGAAAAAGGCTTGAAACTCAATCATCCCGAGGCGGTAGCCTATTTGAGCGCGGCAATTCTCGAAGGTGCCCGCGAAGGCAAAACTGTCTCGGAATTGATGAGTTACGGGACGACTTTATTAAGTCGCGATCAAGTCATGGAAGGTGTTCCCGAAATGATTCGCGAGGTTCAAGTCGAGGCGACTTTTCCCGACGGAACCAAGTTGGTGACCGTTCACGATCCGATCCGCTAA
- a CDS encoding urease accessory protein UreD, whose product MNSAIAHTDSSWKGRLELIYRAREGQTQVYCAHAKAPLKVQRPFYPEGPQICHSVILHTAGGIVGGDRLSQSFHLEANTHALVTTAAAAKVYRSNGREARQTINIQVDAGACLEWLPQESIIFNGAVYRQDLRVELAPGSRMLLWEINRFGRSARGEKFLQGQWRSHAEVWQEGRPLWIDRQMLEGGTAMVDGPHGLGGRAIAGTLAWIGEPVSRDRVEQIRRLWDGVPQMGTGEIGVTRLPQGVLCRYCGSSTPQVRNWFAQVWDSLRLSFLGRPSSVPRVWPLSSG is encoded by the coding sequence GTGAATTCTGCTATTGCTCATACGGATTCAAGTTGGAAAGGTCGCCTGGAGTTGATCTATCGCGCCCGAGAAGGGCAAACCCAGGTGTACTGCGCTCATGCGAAAGCGCCTCTGAAGGTGCAGCGCCCTTTTTATCCGGAAGGTCCTCAAATTTGTCATAGCGTGATTTTGCATACGGCGGGGGGTATTGTGGGGGGCGATCGCCTCTCCCAATCTTTCCATCTCGAAGCCAATACCCACGCTTTGGTGACGACGGCGGCGGCGGCGAAAGTTTATCGAAGCAACGGTCGCGAAGCCCGCCAAACGATTAATATTCAGGTGGATGCGGGGGCCTGTTTGGAATGGTTGCCCCAGGAAAGCATTATTTTTAATGGGGCGGTTTATCGCCAAGATTTACGCGTCGAGCTGGCGCCGGGTTCTCGGATGTTGCTATGGGAAATTAACCGTTTCGGTCGGAGCGCGCGCGGGGAAAAGTTCTTGCAGGGACAGTGGCGATCGCACGCCGAAGTCTGGCAGGAGGGGCGCCCGTTGTGGATCGACCGCCAAATGTTGGAAGGGGGAACGGCGATGGTGGACGGTCCTCACGGTCTGGGGGGCCGGGCGATCGCGGGGACTTTGGCATGGATTGGCGAACCGGTCTCGCGCGATCGCGTCGAACAGATCCGCCGCCTGTGGGATGGAGTTCCCCAAATGGGAACGGGGGAAATTGGCGTGACGCGCCTCCCCCAAGGGGTTCTCTGTCGCTATTGCGGCTCTTCTACCCCCCAGGTGAGGAACTGGTTCGCTCAAGTTTGGGATAGTTTGCGCCTGTCTTTTCTGGGGCGCCCGAGTTCGGTTCCTCGGGTCTGGCCGCTTTCCAGTGGCTAG
- the urtE gene encoding urea ABC transporter ATP-binding subunit UrtE, with product MLQISGLDVYYGESHILREVDLSVYRGQMVCLIGRNGVGKTTLLKTIMGLLPPRRGKIWFDGVEIAPLSPDRRARSGIGYVAQGREIIPRLTVKENLLLGLEARRKRPKKMQIPEDIFELFPVLKTMLDRRGGDLSGGQQQQLAIARALMGQPQLLLLDEPTEGIQPSIVLEIEAAVRRIIETTGISVLLVEQHLHFVRQADWYYAMQKGGIVASGLTQELSNEVIQRFLAV from the coding sequence ATTTTGCAAATTTCGGGGCTGGATGTGTACTACGGGGAGAGTCATATTTTAAGAGAGGTCGATTTAAGCGTCTATCGCGGTCAAATGGTCTGTTTGATCGGGCGCAATGGGGTCGGTAAAACGACGTTGTTAAAAACGATAATGGGATTGCTGCCACCCCGTCGCGGTAAAATTTGGTTTGATGGGGTTGAAATTGCGCCGCTTTCGCCCGATCGCCGCGCCCGTTCGGGAATCGGTTATGTCGCTCAAGGTCGCGAAATTATTCCGCGATTGACGGTGAAAGAAAACTTATTATTAGGATTGGAAGCGCGGCGAAAGCGTCCGAAAAAAATGCAAATTCCCGAGGATATTTTCGAGTTATTCCCCGTTTTAAAAACGATGCTCGATCGCCGGGGCGGCGATCTCAGTGGCGGACAACAGCAACAGTTGGCGATCGCCCGGGCTCTGATGGGTCAGCCGCAATTATTATTACTCGACGAACCGACGGAAGGGATTCAACCGTCGATCGTTCTCGAAATTGAAGCGGCGGTCCGTCGTATTATCGAAACGACGGGCATCTCGGTGTTGTTGGTCGAACAACACTTGCATTTCGTGCGCCAAGCGGATTGGTATTACGCGATGCAAAAAGGCGGGATCGTGGCGTCGGGATTGACACAAGAATTGAGTAATGAGGTGATCCAACGTTTTCTTGCAGTTTAA
- the urtD gene encoding urea ABC transporter ATP-binding protein UrtD produces the protein MNEKILEIDNLTVSFDGFNALNNLNFSMERGELRVIIGPNGAGKTTFLDVITGKVKPTVGQVLFKGKNLRRFREHQIARFGIGRKFQTPRVYLNLTPRENLELSCNRQKNVFSTLLKPQPSPERKTVSTLLETIGLVVKADTPAGLLSHGEKQWLEIGMLLAQSPDLLLVDEPVAGLTDEETLLTGELLVSLAESHSIIVIEHDMEFVRQIARKVTVLHEGSVLCEGSIEEVQNDPRVVEVYLGTEEEEHP, from the coding sequence GTGAACGAGAAAATCTTGGAAATTGATAATTTAACGGTCAGTTTTGATGGGTTTAATGCCCTCAATAACTTGAATTTCAGTATGGAACGCGGCGAACTGCGCGTGATTATCGGACCGAATGGGGCGGGAAAAACAACGTTTTTAGATGTGATTACCGGAAAGGTTAAACCTACAGTCGGACAAGTTTTATTTAAAGGGAAAAACTTGCGACGGTTTCGCGAACACCAAATCGCGCGATTTGGGATCGGTCGCAAGTTTCAAACCCCCCGGGTTTACCTGAATTTGACCCCACGCGAGAATTTAGAACTGTCGTGCAATCGCCAGAAAAATGTCTTTTCTACTTTGCTCAAACCTCAACCGTCACCAGAGCGAAAAACGGTCAGCACCCTGTTAGAAACGATTGGTTTGGTGGTGAAAGCCGATACTCCGGCGGGTTTACTTTCTCATGGAGAAAAACAATGGTTAGAAATTGGCATGTTGTTGGCGCAGTCGCCAGATTTACTGCTCGTTGACGAACCTGTGGCGGGATTGACGGATGAAGAAACGTTATTGACGGGAGAGTTATTGGTATCTCTTGCAGAAAGTCATTCGATTATTGTTATCGAACACGATATGGAGTTCGTGCGCCAAATTGCGCGCAAGGTGACTGTTTTACATGAAGGATCGGTATTGTGTGAAGGCAGTATCGAAGAGGTGCAGAACGATCCCCGTGTCGTGGAGGTTTATTTAGGAACTGAAGAGGAGGAACATCCCTAG